A region of the Pseudomonas asiatica genome:
CACGCTACCTGCCTAGGCTGAGGGTTCCCACCCGCCATGCAAGGATGCTGGCCATGCCGCTTATGCTGCTATTCGCCGTACTGCTCGCACTCCAAGCCCCATTGATTTGGGCCAGCCAATGCCCCAACTGGAACCCGCAACAAGTTGAAACTGAAGTGGCCCAACTGCGTGCCACGCTCGCCCACTGGGACGACCACTACCATCGCCAGGGCATTGCGCTCGTACCCGATGAGCTCTATGACCAGAGCCGCCAGCGCCTGGCGCACCTGCAGCAATGCTTTGGCATCGCGGCCACCCCGTCCCCGCTGGCCAGCGCTGGCGGGCCAATCCCGCATCCGGTGCCACATACCGGCGTCGACAAGCTGGCCGACCGCCTGGCTGTAGAACGCTGGCTGGCCGGCAAGGCCGACGTCTGGGTGCAGCCAAAGGTCGATGGCGTAGCGGTATCCCTCATCTACCGACAGGGCCGGCTGGTGCAGTTGATCAGCCGGGGGGACGGCGTGCAGGGGTACGACTGGAGCCGCCACATCCCCCTGCTCGACGCAATCAACCGGCAGCTGCCCCAGGCCATCGACCTGCAACTGCAGGGCGAACTTTACCTGCGCCTGGATACGCATGTGCAAGCCCAGGCAGGCAGCGCCAATGCCCGAGGGACGGTTGCCGGGCTGCTGGCTCGCAAGCAGCTGAGTGGTGAGCAAGGCGAGCGCATCGGCCTGTTCGTGTGGGACTGGCCGCAAGGCCCCGAGCAGCAGGCCGAACGCCTCGCGAAGTTGGCGGAACTGGGCTTTGCGCACAGCCAGGATTACAGCGTCGCCATAGAAACAGCGGACGATGCCGCGCACTGGCGTGAGTACTGGTACCGCTCACCCCTGCCCTTCGCCACCGATGGCGTGGTGTTGCGCCAAGGCGTCCGGCCGCCGGCCGAGCGCTGGCAGGCCAAGGCACCCTACTGGATCGCGGCGTGGAAGCAC
Encoded here:
- the ligB gene encoding NAD-dependent DNA ligase LigB, with translation MPLMLLFAVLLALQAPLIWASQCPNWNPQQVETEVAQLRATLAHWDDHYHRQGIALVPDELYDQSRQRLAHLQQCFGIAATPSPLASAGGPIPHPVPHTGVDKLADRLAVERWLAGKADVWVQPKVDGVAVSLIYRQGRLVQLISRGDGVQGYDWSRHIPLLDAINRQLPQAIDLQLQGELYLRLDTHVQAQAGSANARGTVAGLLARKQLSGEQGERIGLFVWDWPQGPEQQAERLAKLAELGFAHSQDYSVAIETADDAAHWREYWYRSPLPFATDGVVLRQGVRPPAERWQAKAPYWIAAWKHPYTQALAEVREVRFRVGRTGRVTPVLHVLPVTLDDRRITQVSLGSLARWLKLDIRPGDQVAVSLAGLTIPRLEQVVHRAAERQPVTAPAPGQHHAHSCWQASEGCEDQFIARLTWLSGKQGLALPRTGPGTWRRLVAAGLVTSMIDWLHLDAERLGQVAGISDATAAQLLGSFEQARSRPFAQWLRGLGAPTPTGMQVTGDWLELAARTNLEWQAMPGIGEKRGQQLAGFFATTEVQAIATQLAKAGIDGFRIDRQSIEQ